The following is a genomic window from Nymphaea colorata isolate Beijing-Zhang1983 chromosome 3, ASM883128v2, whole genome shotgun sequence.
ACTTATAATCCATTATTCTCACGACTGGAGGATCTGCATCTGGAGATAGTATCACCTGCAAACAAAAGACAATGACGACATAAATCAGTGAGAACTTGTAGCTTGTTCATATTGCAAACAAAGACCAGCAAattgccaaaaagaaaatctatgaATCAAGTTGGAGATGATGTCGATAAATTGTACGCAAGAAAGTTGTTGCAAGGAGAAGAATAACAcccaataaattttaaagacAACTTTCCAATATTTCAATATGATCTTTGTGTAATTGATGTGCCATTGCTATATATAATCCGAGTGCACATAGGACCCAGGCAATCATCTAGCATccaagtgaaaaataaaaatgtcacaattatttgttttcttgttttttctacttttaccttttttgtactatttttcttcttattctccttaattttttctccaactccttcttcctcctccttttatttcatttactcCTTTTGGCCTCCTATGCAGTGCATTGTACTTTTTGGAGGTCCTCCACAAAGGCCACCTAGTGCTTTCACTACACAGGGGAATCGACAAGACCTCAATCCCTAAAGAATGCTgccttgttctctctctctctcttcccccctctctctctaacacacacacacacacacacacacacacacatatatatatatatatatatatatatatatatatatatattcagcaCTAAGATGCTGCTGTTTGTCTTGCATCCGGGAATATATTGCTGCTAGGCTTTAAATCCTTCTGGGACTTGAGATCAGTCTTTCATATGTCCAAACGCCATCCTGTGTGGTACTAAAATCAGGCTCTTAAATACAATCATGTTGAATAAAGTTACCCTCTCTAATTTGGTAGAAGTGTTCTGCAAGTTTAGGTGTACATTCCTCATTTCAGTCTTCCTATTTCATGATGATTCAGAATCTAGAACTTCCTTTTATGTCTCCACATATATCGTGCTTATGTTTTAGCTTGCAGATCtcatttaaacaaaaatttcctTGACTGCCAATCTTCGATAATCTTTGCCCTTACGAACACTACCTAACGATGCTGCAACTACCATTATCAGAGGTAAAAGTGACCTTATGAACAGCTAGACTTTTTAGTTTCTACTAACAAGAAAATGTGCTCCATAATCCTACACAAACAATAAATACATGCCTCAAGCACATCAAACGACACGACATGACAAATGAGCAAGAAATAGCAAAAGTTTCCTCATATCATGTGTTAAACCAAATATTTTGGTTCCACTTCAAGACTCCTCATACTGATAGATCACAAGCTACACTACAGAACAAACTTTGTCATGCCATAAGAACATGAACTTCCTGAGAAAGCATATCACATACTTGACAATTGATAAGAACAATCGTATAATGATGACACTTCATATAAACTGAAGGAGGCCAAAATGAAAGAGGCATAGGACATACAAGAACCATGTTTGCAGTACACAATCTCAACCCCATTATACCAGTAAGTTAACATAGTAAAAGAAACATACCAGGTCAAGTTCAGCATCTTCTGCCATTTGAATAGCTTCACTTTTGGATACAACTCCCACCTACAGATATAGGTAAATCCAGGATTTAGCTTAACAAACGTAAATGGTTGAAACAACCAAAGAACATAAAAACTCGAGACCTCTGCATTAATCAGAATGAAAGACTGACCATATTTTGTTGTGCATCAATCAATCTTACAGATGAGGACCtgttaaatatgaacccaaagCTAAATTAAATATGCCCAATGATCACAAcgcacacatatacacatataaagAGGAAATAAAGATAGCAGGCCCAGCACGAGAAATGATCCTGAAATGCACAATCGAAATGATAATAGTACCTCCAAAGTTGTACATGCGGCAAATTTACCTACCCTTCAGCCCTTTTGCTTTCTTCGCTAAGTATGTATGCCAATGTGTAATAGAATATTTTCCATCACAGAAATAGTTAAGTTTCATCCTTCCAACTAAATAGATCATAGACAATAATTTCCTTGCTGTTTGATTTAACCATAGTCAATGTTATATTTTTACAGTTTTACAGTTGTATTACTGGAAGCCAGTCACCCTTGAAGTAAAAtgtttcagtttcttctttgtGTGTTCCATGCATTGAGTGGTTGAGAAGAGAAATCACACTAAATGGGGGAAAGACGCCCATCCCCCGACATATGCACGTATTGGTTCTTTCACATGCGCCAAGGCTAGCTGGAAGCTTTGAGAACCAGGCTCAAAGTTAGTTCGAGATAGCCTGAGCTAGAAATTTAGCAAGTCTGAGCAACTTAAAACTCGCATTGGCTTGGATAAGCTCGGCTAACTCATAAAAGCTCCTACTAGCAACAACGTCTAACCAGAGGGCTTATAAGTAGCATACAGTTGCCACCTGAAGACGCTAGAGTCAAATACCTCCCTTGCACTTCTCTTAGCAAGTTCCGCAATTGCCAGGACAGGGACATGCGTAAACTAAAAGTGAAAGGAAGATTCCATTTTGTATCTGCCAAGTACGTTAAAGGAAATACCTAACACGAACTAGATTTTCTGTCAAACCAGAAGAGACTAATACAAATACAAACACAGAAGGGGAAGTTTTTTCACCTGATAGTAGACAAATCCGTGGCCGAATCAAACTCATCATCATCGTCTCTGAATCTTCTTGACTCTCTAGGAGGCCGATACCCGCCGAATCTCGCTACGATAGAGCTTCGGCAGGGGAACCGAGCTCGGAAAGCGCAGCCCCTCGAGATCAAGTACACGCCATGGAATTTCGACGGGGCCGACGACGTCGACAGGACGATGGAAGCGGTCCTATCGTCGAGAAAGAACCTGGGGCTTTGATGGAACAAACATCCCGCGATCGCAGCCATGCGAGGGCTGCAATCTAGGGCTTTTCGAGATTCAGGGATTAGAAATCGAGATGGTCG
Proteins encoded in this region:
- the LOC116251409 gene encoding translation initiation factor IF3-2, chloroplastic-like, with product MAAIAGCLFHQSPRFFLDDRTASIVLSTSSAPSKFHGVYLISRGCAFRARFPCRSSIVARFGGYRPPRESRRFRDDDDEFDSATDLSTIRSSSVRLIDAQQNMVGVVSKSEAIQMAEDAELDLVILSPDADPPVVRIMDYKKFRYEQQKKKRGQQKKSAANRMNMKELKMGYNIDSHDYAVRLKAAQRFLKDGDKVKVIVNLKGRENEFRNIAIELIKRFQNDIGELATEESKNFTERNIYIILLPNRTVQQKSQEQPKKKETSTVEISART